The Bacteroidia bacterium genomic interval GTCAGAAAAATTTCTGGTGGAATTGGAGTAGAGAGAATCTTCCCGGTTCATTCTCCGAGTCTCGACAGGATCGAAGTACTTAGAAGAGGAAAGGTTCGTAGAGCCAGACTTTTCTACTTAAGAGATAAGATCGGTAAGCGCGCCAGGATCAAGGAGTTGAAGAAGTAAATTCTTCGCTCGGAATGAGCCTTTCGCAGGTATTTTTCAGGGATAAAAAACTTTGAAAAAATATTCGCCCAAGGCTTTGTATTCTGTGCTTACTTTTCTACCTTTGCAAGACTTTTTTGCGAAGGTCGTTTTTTGAAGAAAAATTTGCCGGTATAGCTCAGTTGGCCAGAGCAGCTGATTTGTAATCAGCGGGTCGGCGGTTCGAATCCGTCTACCGGCTCAGATAAAATCGAAATTATCTGGCTATCAATGAGTTAGCGCTGGTTTTGATTTCTGGGGAGATACCGAAGCGGTCAAACGGGGCAGACTGTAAATCTGTTGGCTCAGCCTTCGTAGGTTCGAATCCTGCTCTCCCCACCGGTTCTTTACATATTAAGATTTTTAGAGAGTGGTTCTTTTTCGGAAGAACTTACCTCTGAGAACTAATCAAATTAAGCGGGAGTAGCTCAGTTGGTAGAGCATTAGCCTTCCAAGCTAAGGGTCGCGGGTTCGAATCTCGTCTCCCGCTCAATGTAAGTTCGATTACTGGATGGAACTGTCAAAGAGCATAACGCTTATTTATCCAAAACGAACTTCTTTGCCAATGTAGCTCAGCTGGTAGAGCACTTCCATGGTAAGGAAGGGGTCACCGGTTCGAGTCCGGTCATTGGCTCACTCTATTATTTATTACGAGACAAATATTTTTAGAAACATTTAAAGATGGCAAAGGAAACATTCCAACGTACCAAGCCGCACGTGAACATTGGCACAATCGGGCACGTGGATCACGGCAAAACCACGCTCACCGCTGCTATTACCACCGTGCTTGCAAAAGCCGGTAATGTTGAGGTGAAAAGCTTTGACGAGATTGACAACGCTCCTGAAGAAAAAGAGCGTGGTATTACTATTAATACCTCTCACGTAGAGTATGAGACTGTAAATCGTCACTATGCGCACGTTGACTGTCCTGGTCACGCCGACTATGTGAAAAACATGGTAACTGGTGCTGCTCAGATGGACGGTGCGATATTGGTTGTTGCCGCGACGGATGGTCCTATGCCTCAAACTCGTGAGCACATCCTGCTTGCTCGTCAGGTTGGTGTACCTCAGCTGGTTGTATTCATGAACAAAGTTGACCTCGTTGACGACGAAGAGTTGTTGGAGCTGGTTGAACTTGAGATTCGTGATCTCTTGAGCGCTTACGATTTCGCAGGTGATGATATTCCTGTAATTCAGGGTTCTGCTTTGGGTGGTCTTGACGGACAGCCTGAGTGGGAAGCTAAAATCCTTGAGTTGATGGAAAATGTTGATAGCTTTATCCCAACTCCTAAAAGGGATACTGAAAAAGACTTCCTGATGCCTGTAGAGGACGTGTTCTCTATCACAGGTCGTGGTACTGTTGCAACGGGTCGTATCGAAACCGGTGTAATCAACAGTGGTGATCCTGTAGACATCATTGGTCTTGATGCAGAGAAGCTTTCTTCTACTGTTACTGGTGTGGAGATGTTCCGTAAGATCCTCGACAGAGGAGAAGCTGGTGATAACGTAGGATTGTTGCTTCGTGGTATTGAGAAAACTTCCATCAAGCGTGGAATGGTTATCATTAAGCCTGGTTCTGTAACTCCTCATAGCAAGTTCAAAGCTGAGGTTTACGTACTGAGCAAAGACGAAGGTGGTCGCCACACTCCATTCTTTACCAACTACCGTCCTCAGTTCTACTTCCGTACAACTGACGTAACTGGAGTAGTTTCTCTTGGTGATGGAGTTGATATGGTAATGCCTGGTGATAACACTACAGTAACTGTAGAGCTTATCTACCCAGTTGCAATGACTAAAGGTCTTCGTTTCGCGATTCGTGAAGGTGGTCGTACCATCGGTGCGGGTCAGGTTACTGAGATCCTCGAATAAGATAAATTCATTTCCGGACTCCCTTTTGGGGAGTTCGGAAAATACTTTATATAAATCACACATTGATTCGCAAATTCATTTGCGATATATGTGTTTAAAAACGGGTGTAGCTCAATTGGTAGAGCGACGGTCTCCAAAACCGTAGGCTGAGGGTTCAAGTCCTTCCGCCCGTGCAAATAAACTGTTATGGAAAGATTAAGGGAAGGGTTTAAAGAGTATTTAGATGAACTGCTGTATAAAGTGCAGTGGCCTTCTTTAGACGAATTGCAAAGTAGTACCGTTACTGTACTCATTACCTCTCTTCTGATTGCATTGGCGATCTTCATTATGGATTTGGCCTTTCAGAATGGTATGTCCATCGTTTATAGTTTTTCTAACTAAAAAACCAAAGAAGAGATGGCAAAAGAGTGGTATGTACTGCGCGCAATAAGCGGTAAAGAAAAAAAGGTAAAGCAATACCTGGAAAGTGAAATTGATCGCCTGGAACTAGGCGAAGTCATTCCTCAGGTGCTTATCCCTACTGAAAAAGTTTTCGAGATGCGCAACGGAAAGAAGAAACTCCGTGAGCGCACTTTTTTGCCAGGGTATATCCTGTTGGAATGTGATCTCTCAGCAGAAATCATTTCAATGATGAAGGAAATACCCAATGTTATTGGCTTCCTTGGAGGCAGAAAAGGGGGAGATCCTGAACCCTTGAGGGTTGAAGAAGTGAACAAGATTCTGGGTAAGGTGGATGAGATGAATGAGAAAGGAGAAGTGCCCGAGGAACCATTCATCAAAGGTGAACCTGTGAAAGTAATGGCTGGTCCATTCAACGGATTTACAGGCGTCATTGATGAGATTTATGAAGATAAGAAGAAACTGAAAGTGGTTGTAAAGATCTTTGGTCGTAACACACCTATAGAGCTAAACTACTTCCAGGTAGAAAAAGAATATTAATGGTTGAATTCTTGAATTCTTGAATGACCGTAAGGTTGCTTCCCATTCTTATACAATTCCTGAATTCGATAAACTCAACTTTCAATCATTTAATTAGATGGCTAAGCAGATAGAGACCTATGTGAAGCTGCAGGTAAGGGGTGGCCAAGCCAGCCCGGCTCCTCCCATTGGTCCAGCACTTGGTTCAAAAGGATTGAACATCATGGAGTTCTGTAAGCGTTTCAACGCTGTATCGCAGGACAAAATGGGTCAGGTCCTTCCAGTGGTGATCACTGTTTACGTAGATAAGTCATTTGATTTTGTAGTAAAAACACCTCCAGCGGCTGTATTGTTGTTGGAAGCTGCAAAACTCAAAAAAGGTTCACCTGAACCCAACCGTAACAAGGTGGGTAAGGTTAGCTGGGATGACTGTAAACGGATCGCAGAAACCAAAATGCAGGATTTGAATGCCTTTACTATTGAATCAGGCATGAGGATGATAGCAGGAACAGCAAGAAGCATGGGTCTAACCGTCCAGGGAACACCACCCTGGGAAGAAAATCAGGAATAATCATGGCGCTTACAAAAAATCATAAAAAAGCACTCGAGGCTGTAGATGCTGAAAAGTATTACAACCTTGAAGAAGCTGCCGATCTCGTGAAGAAGGTAGCTTATGCTAAATTTGACGAGTCCGTCGAGCTGCACTGTCGTTTAGGGGTTGACCCCAGACAGGCAAATCAGATGGTTCGGGGCGTCGCGACCCTGCCACATGGAACCGGTAAGGAAGTAACTGTATTGGTACTGACTACCCCTGACAAAGAGGCTGAGGCCACTGAAGCAGGAGCTGACTTTGTAGGTTTGGATGAATACATCCAAAAAATTCAAGGAGGCTGGACAGATGTGGATGTAATCATTTGTTCTCCGGACGTTATGGCCAAAGTTGGTAGACTCGGACGTGTATTGGGACCTAGAGGATTGATGCCTAACCCCAAAAGCGGTACCGTAACACCAAATGTTGGCAATGCAGTGAAAGAAGTGAAAGCTGGTAAAATTGACTTCAAAGTTGATAAGACCGGAATTATTCACGTGTCAGTAGGTAAAGTTTCCTTTACTCCTGAGCAGATATATCAAAATACGCTGGAAATGCTCCAGACTCTTGAGCGTCTGAAACCATCAGGAATCAAAGGGATTTACTTCAAATCCATTAGCATGGCTTCTACGATGGGGCCAGGTGTGAAAATTGATAAGTCTAGTGTGCCCGGAATTTAATGTATCATGACGAAAGAACAGAAAATTCAATTAGTTAAAGACCTCACGGAGAAGTTTCAGGAGTATCCTAACTTCTACATCACTGAGGCAGGCGGGCTCACAGTATCAGAGACAAATCAACTTAGAGCCTTGTGCTATGAGAAGGGAATTCCCCTTCAGATGGTAAAGAATACCTTGGTAAAGAAAGCACTCGAAAATCTTGAAGGAGACTATTCTGAAGTCTTTGATGTACTGAAAGAACCTTCTTCTATCTTTTTCGCAGGTGTAGAGAATCCAAGCGTACCGGCAAAATTGATCAATGAGTTTAGAAAGAAAAATGAGAAGCCTCTTCTAAAAGCAGCAGTTATTGATACTTCTGTCTTCAAAGGAGATGATCAACTCAAAGCACTTGCTGAACTCAAGTCTAAGGACGAACTGATCGGAGAAGTTATCGGATTGCTACAAAGCCCAGCGAAAAATGTTATCTCTGCGCTTAAGTCTAGCGGCGGTACTCTTGCAGGACTCCTCAAGACCCTTTCCGAAAGGGAAGAGTAAGATTTATACGCCGTGGCTAAGCTTCCATCGGATTACCGAATTGCCCGGCACATTATTTTGAAGTTATTTTTTTTGACATAAGACATTTACACTAAACGGCATTTTAAAAATGGCAGATTTGAAAGCATTCGCAGAGCAGCTGGTTAACCTGACGGTAAAAGAAGTTAACGAACTAGCTGACATATTAAAAGAAGAATACGGCATTGAGCCTGCAGCTGCTGCAGTTGCAGTAGCTGGACCCGCAGGAGGTGGAGAAGGTGGAGAAGAAGGCGGTGGCCAAACTGAGTTTGATGTAATGCTCATCAGCCCAGGTGGCGCTAAGCTCAACGTTGTAAAAGCAGTTAAAGCTATTACAGGTCTAGGCCTGAAAGAAGCTAAAGGAGTAGTTGATTCAGCTCCTACTGCTGTTAAGGAGAAAGTTTCTAAAGAAGAAGCTGAATCCGTTAAAGCTCAATTAGAAGAAGCTGGTGCTGAGGTAGAGCTGAAGTAAATAAACCATTTGATGGGTTATTTAAGTTCTACCCATAGAATAGACCTGATTCTTGTAGTCAGGTCTATTTCTCCATGTTTTTATATGATATGACCATGATTCGCAATATCCAAGCAGTAAAATTTGTGTCTTCAACCCACTAAACCGATAGCAATTTGAGTAGCACAAAGCAGCCGAAACGGATTTCCTTCTCCCAGATAAACAAGGTGATCGACTATCCGGATTTTCTTGAAGTACAACTCCGTTCATTTCAAGAATTTTTGCAAGTTGATACCCCACCAGACAAAAGAAGAGAAGAAGGACTGTTCAAGGTATTTAAAGAAAATTTCCCGATTACCGATGCGCGGGAAAACTTTGTTCTTGAGTTTTTGGACTATTACATTGATCCTCCCAGATATTCTTTATCAGAATGTAAGGCGAGAGGTCTTACTCATTCCGTAGCACTCAAAGCAAAGCTCTTTCTCTACTGTACAGACCCTGAGAATGAAGACTTTGAACCGGTTACCCAGGAAGTTTACTTAGGTAATATTCCTTATATGACCGGAAAAGGTACCTTCATTATCAATGGGGCTGAAAGAGTAGTAGTAAGTCAGCTGCATCGTTCCCCCGGTGTGTTCTTTGGCCAGTCATTCCATGCAAATGGTACAAAGTTGTACTCTGCCCGTATCATTCCTTTCAAAGGATCATGGGTAGAATTCTCAACTGATGTAAATAATGTCATGTACGCATACATCGACCGTAAGAAGAAATTCCCGGTCACAACTCTGATGCGTGCAATCGGATATAGCTCCGATAAAGACATCCTTGAGATTTTCGGCCTCGCAGAAGAGGTGAAGATCAATAAGGCGAGTGTAAAGAAAAGTATCGGAAGAAAGTTAGCCGCCAGGATCTTGAGAACCTGGACGGAAGACTTTGTTGATGAAGATACAGGTGAAGTAGTATCTATTACCAGAAATGAAGTACTCTTCGAAAGGGATCATGTGATCGCTAAAGAAGATTATGAAGACATTCTTGATTCTGGGGTAGCTTCTATGATCCTGGTTGCAAGTGATGCTAGTGCCGCTGAGTACTCCATCATTTACAACACCCTCCAAAAAGATAATTCTAACTCCATGTCTGAGGCAGTTGACCTCATCTATCGCCAGCTGAGAAATGCTGAGCCGCCAGATGAAGAAACGGCTCGTGGAGTAATTGATAAATTGTTCTTTAGCGATAAGCGTTATGACCTCGGAGAAGTAGGTCGCTATCGTTTGAACAAAAAATTGCACGGAGTATTTGAAGAAGACAGTCAGGTACTGACCAAGCAGGACATCATCAAAATTGTTGAATTCCTGGTTGAGCTTCAAAACAGTAAAATGAATGTGGACGACATTGACCACTTGAGCAATCGTCGTATCCGTACTGTTGGGGAGCAATTGTACTCTCAGTTTAGTGTAGGTCTCGCTCGTATGGCGCGTACCATTCGTGAAAGAATGAACATTCGCGACAATGAGATCTTTACTCCGGCAGACCTGATCAATGCAAGGACACTTTCCAGTGTTATTAACTCCTTCTTTGGAACCAACCAGTTGAGCCAGTTTCTGGATCAAACGAACCCACTCTCTGAGCTTACTCACAAAAGAAGAGTATCAGCTTTGGGACCAGGGGGACTTTCTCGTGAAAGAGCCGGTTTCGAAGTAAGGGACGTTCACTATACTCACTACGGGCGTCTTTGTCCGATTGAGACTCCGGAAGGTCCAAACATTGGATTGATCTCTTCTCTTTGTACCTATGCCAAAATCAACGATATGGGATTCATAGAAACCCCATATAGAAAAGTTGAAGAAGGGGTAGTTTCGCCTAATGCGACTTACCTGAGTGCAGAAGAAGAAGACCAAATCATTATCGCACAGTCAAATGCGCCGATTACAGAGGATGGGAAATTCATGAATCCCAAAGTCAAAGCCCGTAAAATGGGTGACTTCCCGGTAGTTGAGCCTAATGACGTAGCATATATGGACGTTGCGCCCAACCAAATCGTGAGTGTGGCTGCATCTCTGATTCCATTTCTGGAAAATGATGATGCAAACCGTGCCTTGATGGGATCAAACATGCAACGTCAGGCAGTACCTCTCCTCAAACCGGAAGCACCTATTGTAGGTACAGGTATTGAGGAAAAAGTAGCCCTGGACTCTCGCTCCATGATGAAAGCAGAGGGCAAAGGGGTTATCGAGTATGTGGATGGAAGTAAAATTGTTATTAACTATGATCGCTCTGCTATTGACGATCTTGTTAGCTTCAATTCTAATGTAGTTACCTACATGCTTCCCAAATTCTCCAGAACCAACCAAAACACTTGTATCAACCTTCGTCCGGTTGTAAAAGTGGGAGATAAGGTTGAAGCTGGAGATGTGGTTGCAGATGGATACGCAACAGAAGATGGCGAATTGGCACTCGGTAAGAACCTCCTGGTGGCCTTCATGCCCTGGCAGGGATATAACTTTGAGGATGCCATCGTAATTTCTGAGCGTGTAGTTGCTGAGGATGTTTATACATCTCTACACATCGAGGAGTTTGAATTGCAGGTTAGAGATACCAAGCGAGGGGAAGAAGAACTTACCCGTGAGATTCCTAACGTAAGTGAAGATGCGATCAAACATTTGGATGAAAATGGATTGATCCGTGTTGGAGCTGAAGTAAATCCTGGCGACATCCTGATTGGTAAGATTACTCCTAAGGGAGAATCTGATCCTACTCCAGAAGAAAAACTGCTGCGTGCAATCTTTGGAGACAAAGCGGGAGACGTAAAAGATGCATCTCTCCGTGTACCTCCTTCTATTGCTGGGGTAGTTATTGATAAAAAACTTTTCTCTAAAGAAAAGAAAGAAAGCAAAGCGAAAGCTCGTGATAAGAAGCTCCTTCAAGGATTGGAAGAGCGCTACAATAACGAGCTCATGGAGTTGAATAACACCATGGTTTCCAAGCTTCTCGGACTCTTAGGAGATCATAAATCAAAAGGAGTTAAGAATAAGTTCAACGAAGAAGTTATTCCTAGTGGAAAGAAATTCACGGAAAAAGGACTTTCTTCTCTCATCTTCCTGGATATCGTCCCAACCGGATGGACAGGAGATGATGATCTTAACAAGAATATCGAGCACCTCTTCAGAAATCATAAGCGTCGTTATGACCTGATTGAAGGTAGCTTCAGAAGAGAAGAGTATCAGATCCGTGTTGGAGATGAGCTTCCTTCCGGTATTTTGAAACTCGCCAAGGTTTATGTTGCCAAAAAACGTAAACTGAAAGTAGGTGATAAAATGGCTGGGCGCCACGGAAACAAAGGGGTAGTATCTCGTATTGTTCCTGTGGAAGATATGCCATTCTTGCCAGATGGAACTCCAGTTGATATCGTACTCAACCCGCTTGGTGTACCTTCCCGTATGAACCTGGGACAGGTATATGAAACCATTTTGGGATGGGCCGGTAAAAAACTAGGCGTAAAATTTGCTACACCTATCTTTGATGGTGCGAGTGTCGAAGATGTTAACAAGTATATCAAAAAGGCAAAATTACCCGATTATGGGGTTGCTCAGCTGATCAATGGTCAGACTGGAGAGGACTTCAGTGAGAAAACTACCGTGGGTATTATCTACATGCTGAAACTGATTCACTTGGTTGACGATAAGATGCACTCCCGTTCCATCGGACCATACTCGCTCATTACGCAGCAGCCTCTGGGTGGTAAAGCTCAGTTTGGTGGTCAGCGTTTTGGTGAGATGGAAGTATGGGCCCTGGAGGCCTTTGGTGCAGCTCACATCTTGAGAGAGATGCTGACTGTCAAGTCGGATGATGTGATAGGTCGTGCGAAAGTGTACGAATCTATCGTGAAAGGTGATGTATTGCCTTACCCGGGTATCCCTGAATCATTCAACGTATTGATTCATGAGCTTCGTGGTCTGGCTCTAGAGGTAACATTAGACTAATTGTTTGAAA includes:
- the tuf gene encoding elongation factor Tu yields the protein MAKETFQRTKPHVNIGTIGHVDHGKTTLTAAITTVLAKAGNVEVKSFDEIDNAPEEKERGITINTSHVEYETVNRHYAHVDCPGHADYVKNMVTGAAQMDGAILVVAATDGPMPQTREHILLARQVGVPQLVVFMNKVDLVDDEELLELVELEIRDLLSAYDFAGDDIPVIQGSALGGLDGQPEWEAKILELMENVDSFIPTPKRDTEKDFLMPVEDVFSITGRGTVATGRIETGVINSGDPVDIIGLDAEKLSSTVTGVEMFRKILDRGEAGDNVGLLLRGIEKTSIKRGMVIIKPGSVTPHSKFKAEVYVLSKDEGGRHTPFFTNYRPQFYFRTTDVTGVVSLGDGVDMVMPGDNTTVTVELIYPVAMTKGLRFAIREGGRTIGAGQVTEILE
- the secE gene encoding preprotein translocase subunit SecE gives rise to the protein MERLREGFKEYLDELLYKVQWPSLDELQSSTVTVLITSLLIALAIFIMDLAFQNGMSIVYSFSN
- the nusG gene encoding transcription termination/antitermination protein NusG encodes the protein MAKEWYVLRAISGKEKKVKQYLESEIDRLELGEVIPQVLIPTEKVFEMRNGKKKLRERTFLPGYILLECDLSAEIISMMKEIPNVIGFLGGRKGGDPEPLRVEEVNKILGKVDEMNEKGEVPEEPFIKGEPVKVMAGPFNGFTGVIDEIYEDKKKLKVVVKIFGRNTPIELNYFQVEKEY
- the rplK gene encoding 50S ribosomal protein L11 — protein: MAKQIETYVKLQVRGGQASPAPPIGPALGSKGLNIMEFCKRFNAVSQDKMGQVLPVVITVYVDKSFDFVVKTPPAAVLLLEAAKLKKGSPEPNRNKVGKVSWDDCKRIAETKMQDLNAFTIESGMRMIAGTARSMGLTVQGTPPWEENQE
- the rplA gene encoding 50S ribosomal protein L1 yields the protein MMALTKNHKKALEAVDAEKYYNLEEAADLVKKVAYAKFDESVELHCRLGVDPRQANQMVRGVATLPHGTGKEVTVLVLTTPDKEAEATEAGADFVGLDEYIQKIQGGWTDVDVIICSPDVMAKVGRLGRVLGPRGLMPNPKSGTVTPNVGNAVKEVKAGKIDFKVDKTGIIHVSVGKVSFTPEQIYQNTLEMLQTLERLKPSGIKGIYFKSISMASTMGPGVKIDKSSVPGI
- the rplJ gene encoding 50S ribosomal protein L10 — protein: MTKEQKIQLVKDLTEKFQEYPNFYITEAGGLTVSETNQLRALCYEKGIPLQMVKNTLVKKALENLEGDYSEVFDVLKEPSSIFFAGVENPSVPAKLINEFRKKNEKPLLKAAVIDTSVFKGDDQLKALAELKSKDELIGEVIGLLQSPAKNVISALKSSGGTLAGLLKTLSEREE
- the rplL gene encoding 50S ribosomal protein L7/L12; this translates as MADLKAFAEQLVNLTVKEVNELADILKEEYGIEPAAAAVAVAGPAGGGEGGEEGGGQTEFDVMLISPGGAKLNVVKAVKAITGLGLKEAKGVVDSAPTAVKEKVSKEEAESVKAQLEEAGAEVELK
- the rpoB gene encoding DNA-directed RNA polymerase subunit beta codes for the protein MSSTKQPKRISFSQINKVIDYPDFLEVQLRSFQEFLQVDTPPDKRREEGLFKVFKENFPITDARENFVLEFLDYYIDPPRYSLSECKARGLTHSVALKAKLFLYCTDPENEDFEPVTQEVYLGNIPYMTGKGTFIINGAERVVVSQLHRSPGVFFGQSFHANGTKLYSARIIPFKGSWVEFSTDVNNVMYAYIDRKKKFPVTTLMRAIGYSSDKDILEIFGLAEEVKINKASVKKSIGRKLAARILRTWTEDFVDEDTGEVVSITRNEVLFERDHVIAKEDYEDILDSGVASMILVASDASAAEYSIIYNTLQKDNSNSMSEAVDLIYRQLRNAEPPDEETARGVIDKLFFSDKRYDLGEVGRYRLNKKLHGVFEEDSQVLTKQDIIKIVEFLVELQNSKMNVDDIDHLSNRRIRTVGEQLYSQFSVGLARMARTIRERMNIRDNEIFTPADLINARTLSSVINSFFGTNQLSQFLDQTNPLSELTHKRRVSALGPGGLSRERAGFEVRDVHYTHYGRLCPIETPEGPNIGLISSLCTYAKINDMGFIETPYRKVEEGVVSPNATYLSAEEEDQIIIAQSNAPITEDGKFMNPKVKARKMGDFPVVEPNDVAYMDVAPNQIVSVAASLIPFLENDDANRALMGSNMQRQAVPLLKPEAPIVGTGIEEKVALDSRSMMKAEGKGVIEYVDGSKIVINYDRSAIDDLVSFNSNVVTYMLPKFSRTNQNTCINLRPVVKVGDKVEAGDVVADGYATEDGELALGKNLLVAFMPWQGYNFEDAIVISERVVAEDVYTSLHIEEFELQVRDTKRGEEELTREIPNVSEDAIKHLDENGLIRVGAEVNPGDILIGKITPKGESDPTPEEKLLRAIFGDKAGDVKDASLRVPPSIAGVVIDKKLFSKEKKESKAKARDKKLLQGLEERYNNELMELNNTMVSKLLGLLGDHKSKGVKNKFNEEVIPSGKKFTEKGLSSLIFLDIVPTGWTGDDDLNKNIEHLFRNHKRRYDLIEGSFRREEYQIRVGDELPSGILKLAKVYVAKKRKLKVGDKMAGRHGNKGVVSRIVPVEDMPFLPDGTPVDIVLNPLGVPSRMNLGQVYETILGWAGKKLGVKFATPIFDGASVEDVNKYIKKAKLPDYGVAQLINGQTGEDFSEKTTVGIIYMLKLIHLVDDKMHSRSIGPYSLITQQPLGGKAQFGGQRFGEMEVWALEAFGAAHILREMLTVKSDDVIGRAKVYESIVKGDVLPYPGIPESFNVLIHELRGLALEVTLD